The Bombus huntii isolate Logan2020A chromosome 6, iyBomHunt1.1, whole genome shotgun sequence genome window below encodes:
- the LOC126867034 gene encoding ribonucleases P/MRP protein subunit POP1 isoform X2 has product MRRRVMSHNAKRLPRRLQEAHLNQMTKSGLPPKIKRQSRRYRRRSRNLLAEYKRRQRNKIWLETHIWHAKRFHMIEKWGYRIASYANDKCFKANYRAMTKHCLMQDISYYTCIEISGLEEILKETLKSHCNPLELTFAAQIFIAGIREGTVMFFKKNGYPQFPIGHVHFLWRPSRSDLRTIWIWVHPSFLDDFLTEIISSFEFRLSDEHSTSTSDQNTESCLYINEKNCKMSIHKNTFNRFRFYGPLTTSVLTNALQLPKFDKILNLKLDAMQVDHNQMDYEEDENSDKLWHNKYYDNQENIESLKTQEELWQMLKTLRSPSQLPPNIVFGFTVLDPRFHLPDKRTRPQRETQTIEMVSVPPTNANSSPLWEQKIREKVSKTCATTSAINKLRSQCLVPGLDNDKYFNENIMAKIPVLLIQKPSISKTGLGSGVDVILPSNWGMPFWLACIFRCVRVGALRESKSILFECENMQSPDINDPDTPAYTREALSTKLELKEKYFRYPPNRRVNFVKLGISSPFFCEWKILMREWTNTDDFFILRNRKLLNFLQNSLVQEDNTRRYNTPNNHVSSLTLQSAFEDRNCLIRVKVDIIKKGCPKRFAIICMPTNEDIEKFKNNRSWSGPVEKLNVDPNESIRKISRKNHLALLKRLKKQRIHHKKTLTNKLSKMLNKDFQSFSYENKLKNLLEISREAICKQTQKMSQLYLPDCVKVRNSCDREIMGYITMGDFCFTKAKGVGLGYATLNSLIELINKKHPFVLVRNIQTRQYRIARLHVVI; this is encoded by the exons ATGCGTAGGCGTGTCATGTCTCATAATGCTAAGCGTTTACCCCGCCGATTACAGGAGGCACATTTAAATCAAATGACTAAATCCGGATTGCCGCCAAAAATTAAAAGACAGTCGCGTAGATATCGCAGACGATCTCGTAATTTACTCGCTGAATATAAACGAAGacaacgaaataaaatttggcTGGAAACTCATATTTGGCATGCAAAACGTTTTCATATGATAGAGAAATGGGGCTACAGAATCGCAAGTTACGCGAATGATAAATGTTTCAAGGCTAATTATCGTGCGATGACAAAACACTGCTTGATGCaagatatttcatattatacaTGTATCGAAATTAGTGGCCTTGaagaaattttgaaagaaaCTTTAAAGAGCCATTGTAATCCACTCGAATTAACATTTGCTGCACAAATTTTTATAGCAGGCATACGAGAAGGAACTGTaatgttttttaaaaagaatGGCTATCCTCAATTTCCAATCGGTCATGTACATTTTTTATGGAGACCAAGTCGATCTGATCTAAGAACCATATGGATTTGGGTACATCCATCTTTCCTCGATGATTTCCTCACGGAAATTATATCTAGTTTTGAATTTCGCTTGAGCGACGAACATTCTACTTCTACGAGTGATCAAAATACGGAATCTTGTTTATACATTAATgaaaagaattgtaaaatgagtattcataaaaatacttttaatcGATTTCGTTTTTACGGACCATTGACAACTAGTGTTTTAACAAATGCCCTACAGTTGCcaaaattcgataaaatactTAATTTGAAATTGGATGCCATGCAAGTAGATCATAATCAAATGGATTACGAGGAAGATGAAAATTCTGATAAATTGTGGCATAATAAGTATTATGATAATCAGGAAAATATTGAGTCTTTGAAAACACAAGAAGAATTATGGCAAATGTTAAAAACGTTACGATCACCTAGTCAGTTGCCACCAAATATTGTTTTTGGCTTTACTGTCTTGGATCCAAGATTCCATTTACCAGATAAAAGAACTAGACCTCAAAGAGAAACACAGACAATTGAAATGGTGTCAGTACCTCCTACAAATGCAAACTCTAGTCCACTTTGGGAACAGAAAATAAGAGAGAAAGTCAGTAAGACATGTGCAACAACAAGTGCAATTAATAAACTAAGAAGTCAATGCTTAGTACCTGGTCTAGATAatgacaaatattttaatgaaaatatcatGGCAAAGATACCAGTATTGTTGATTCAAAAACCTAGTATCAGTAAAACag GGTTAGGTTCTGGAGTAGATGTTATTCTTCCATCTAATTGGGGAATGCCATTCTGGCTTGCTTGTATATTTCGTTGCGTAAGAGTTGGTGCACTCAGAGAATCAAAATCTATACTATTTGAATGTGAGAATATGCAATCCCCAGATATTAATGATCCAGATACACCTGCATATACAAGAGAAGCATTAAGTACCAAATTGGAGCTAAAAGAAAAGTATTTTCGTTATCCACCAAATAGGCGCGTGAACTTTGTTAAACTCGGAATTTCTAGTCCTTTTTTCTGTGAATGGAAGATCTTAATGAGAGAATGGACAAATACAGAcgatttttttatattaagaaatcgtaaattattaaatttcttgCAAAACAGCTTAGTTCAAGAAGATAATACAAGAAGATATAATACACCAAATAATCATGTATCAAGTCTTACTCTGCAAAGTGCATTTGAAGACAGAAATTGTTTAATTCGCGTTAAAGtagatattataaaaaaaggaTGTCCTAAAAGATTTGCAATAATATGTATGCCAACTAATGAAGACATAGAAAAGTTTAAGAACAATAGAAGTTGGTCAGGTCCtgtggaaaaattaaatgttgatCCAAATGAAAGTATTCGTAAAATATCGCGAAAGAATCATTTAGCTCTTTTAAAACGGctaaagaaacaaagaatacATCATAAAAAGACATTAACTAATAAATTAagtaaaatgttaaataaagattttcaaagttttagttatgaaaataaattaaagaatttgttaGAAATAAGTCGTGAAGCCATATGCAAGCAAACTCAAAAAATGTCGCAGTTGTATCTTCCAGATTGTGTTAAAGTACGAAATTCTTGTGATAGAGAGATTATGGGTTATATTACAATGGGTGATTTCTGTTTTACAAAAGCAAAAGGTGTAGGTTTAGGATATGCAAcattaaattcattaattgAGCTGATCAATAAAAAACATCCCTTTGTTCTTGTTAGAAATATTCAGACAAGACA
- the LOC126867034 gene encoding ribonucleases P/MRP protein subunit POP1 isoform X1 — protein MAGMEQFDEFLGGSQRLPHEVHIMKLVSARASEIAAMTYSIENPQQTKLVFQKLPVYMRRRVMSHNAKRLPRRLQEAHLNQMTKSGLPPKIKRQSRRYRRRSRNLLAEYKRRQRNKIWLETHIWHAKRFHMIEKWGYRIASYANDKCFKANYRAMTKHCLMQDISYYTCIEISGLEEILKETLKSHCNPLELTFAAQIFIAGIREGTVMFFKKNGYPQFPIGHVHFLWRPSRSDLRTIWIWVHPSFLDDFLTEIISSFEFRLSDEHSTSTSDQNTESCLYINEKNCKMSIHKNTFNRFRFYGPLTTSVLTNALQLPKFDKILNLKLDAMQVDHNQMDYEEDENSDKLWHNKYYDNQENIESLKTQEELWQMLKTLRSPSQLPPNIVFGFTVLDPRFHLPDKRTRPQRETQTIEMVSVPPTNANSSPLWEQKIREKVSKTCATTSAINKLRSQCLVPGLDNDKYFNENIMAKIPVLLIQKPSISKTGLGSGVDVILPSNWGMPFWLACIFRCVRVGALRESKSILFECENMQSPDINDPDTPAYTREALSTKLELKEKYFRYPPNRRVNFVKLGISSPFFCEWKILMREWTNTDDFFILRNRKLLNFLQNSLVQEDNTRRYNTPNNHVSSLTLQSAFEDRNCLIRVKVDIIKKGCPKRFAIICMPTNEDIEKFKNNRSWSGPVEKLNVDPNESIRKISRKNHLALLKRLKKQRIHHKKTLTNKLSKMLNKDFQSFSYENKLKNLLEISREAICKQTQKMSQLYLPDCVKVRNSCDREIMGYITMGDFCFTKAKGVGLGYATLNSLIELINKKHPFVLVRNIQTRQYRIARLHVVI, from the exons ATGGCTGGAATGGAACAATTCGATGAATTCTTAGGTGGATCGCAACGATTGCCACATGAAGTTCACATTATGAAACTTGTTTCTGCGAGAGCTAGCGAAATTGCTGCAATGACATATTCCATAG aAAATCCTCAACAAACGAAACTTGTATTTCAGAAATTGCCGGTATATATGCGTAGGCGTGTCATGTCTCATAATGCTAAGCGTTTACCCCGCCGATTACAGGAGGCACATTTAAATCAAATGACTAAATCCGGATTGCCGCCAAAAATTAAAAGACAGTCGCGTAGATATCGCAGACGATCTCGTAATTTACTCGCTGAATATAAACGAAGacaacgaaataaaatttggcTGGAAACTCATATTTGGCATGCAAAACGTTTTCATATGATAGAGAAATGGGGCTACAGAATCGCAAGTTACGCGAATGATAAATGTTTCAAGGCTAATTATCGTGCGATGACAAAACACTGCTTGATGCaagatatttcatattatacaTGTATCGAAATTAGTGGCCTTGaagaaattttgaaagaaaCTTTAAAGAGCCATTGTAATCCACTCGAATTAACATTTGCTGCACAAATTTTTATAGCAGGCATACGAGAAGGAACTGTaatgttttttaaaaagaatGGCTATCCTCAATTTCCAATCGGTCATGTACATTTTTTATGGAGACCAAGTCGATCTGATCTAAGAACCATATGGATTTGGGTACATCCATCTTTCCTCGATGATTTCCTCACGGAAATTATATCTAGTTTTGAATTTCGCTTGAGCGACGAACATTCTACTTCTACGAGTGATCAAAATACGGAATCTTGTTTATACATTAATgaaaagaattgtaaaatgagtattcataaaaatacttttaatcGATTTCGTTTTTACGGACCATTGACAACTAGTGTTTTAACAAATGCCCTACAGTTGCcaaaattcgataaaatactTAATTTGAAATTGGATGCCATGCAAGTAGATCATAATCAAATGGATTACGAGGAAGATGAAAATTCTGATAAATTGTGGCATAATAAGTATTATGATAATCAGGAAAATATTGAGTCTTTGAAAACACAAGAAGAATTATGGCAAATGTTAAAAACGTTACGATCACCTAGTCAGTTGCCACCAAATATTGTTTTTGGCTTTACTGTCTTGGATCCAAGATTCCATTTACCAGATAAAAGAACTAGACCTCAAAGAGAAACACAGACAATTGAAATGGTGTCAGTACCTCCTACAAATGCAAACTCTAGTCCACTTTGGGAACAGAAAATAAGAGAGAAAGTCAGTAAGACATGTGCAACAACAAGTGCAATTAATAAACTAAGAAGTCAATGCTTAGTACCTGGTCTAGATAatgacaaatattttaatgaaaatatcatGGCAAAGATACCAGTATTGTTGATTCAAAAACCTAGTATCAGTAAAACag GGTTAGGTTCTGGAGTAGATGTTATTCTTCCATCTAATTGGGGAATGCCATTCTGGCTTGCTTGTATATTTCGTTGCGTAAGAGTTGGTGCACTCAGAGAATCAAAATCTATACTATTTGAATGTGAGAATATGCAATCCCCAGATATTAATGATCCAGATACACCTGCATATACAAGAGAAGCATTAAGTACCAAATTGGAGCTAAAAGAAAAGTATTTTCGTTATCCACCAAATAGGCGCGTGAACTTTGTTAAACTCGGAATTTCTAGTCCTTTTTTCTGTGAATGGAAGATCTTAATGAGAGAATGGACAAATACAGAcgatttttttatattaagaaatcgtaaattattaaatttcttgCAAAACAGCTTAGTTCAAGAAGATAATACAAGAAGATATAATACACCAAATAATCATGTATCAAGTCTTACTCTGCAAAGTGCATTTGAAGACAGAAATTGTTTAATTCGCGTTAAAGtagatattataaaaaaaggaTGTCCTAAAAGATTTGCAATAATATGTATGCCAACTAATGAAGACATAGAAAAGTTTAAGAACAATAGAAGTTGGTCAGGTCCtgtggaaaaattaaatgttgatCCAAATGAAAGTATTCGTAAAATATCGCGAAAGAATCATTTAGCTCTTTTAAAACGGctaaagaaacaaagaatacATCATAAAAAGACATTAACTAATAAATTAagtaaaatgttaaataaagattttcaaagttttagttatgaaaataaattaaagaatttgttaGAAATAAGTCGTGAAGCCATATGCAAGCAAACTCAAAAAATGTCGCAGTTGTATCTTCCAGATTGTGTTAAAGTACGAAATTCTTGTGATAGAGAGATTATGGGTTATATTACAATGGGTGATTTCTGTTTTACAAAAGCAAAAGGTGTAGGTTTAGGATATGCAAcattaaattcattaattgAGCTGATCAATAAAAAACATCCCTTTGTTCTTGTTAGAAATATTCAGACAAGACA